The Osmerus eperlanus chromosome 7, fOsmEpe2.1, whole genome shotgun sequence genome includes a region encoding these proteins:
- the lingo4b gene encoding leucine-rich repeat and immunoglobulin-like domain-containing nogo receptor-interacting protein 4b encodes MFVESVVRWGAWSILLQCGLGVSAGFCPPRCVCRPDTMEVNCSGKHLTSVPESLPSDMKRLDLSQNKLKTLGRRQFLGLTQLQEMDLSDNVISMIEVEAFQGLQNLRILRIKNNRLKIIPVGVFSGLFSLQFLDLSENEILVFLDYTFRDMGNLQLLEAGENDLVFISQRAFTGLQNLQELNLDRSNLTSIPTEALSQLQSLTRLRLLRLTISSLPNNVFRRLHRLRSLLISHWPSLDTLASNSLIGLNLTSLVISSSNLSAVPYSALRHLVYLRYLDLSYNPITSIQGNLLGDLLRLQELHLVGGNLLRIEPGAFRGLAYFRVLNVSSNQLTTLEEGAFHSVGNLQVLRLDGNPLACDCRLLWVVRRRFRLNFDGRQPTCLSPHMVREREFQGFSEKELPRVFICRPSRIIDRRRQEANVEEGTNILFSCKADGDPAPTITWISSQKTLLSPTGRIRVLSDGTLEVRYAQVQDSGMYQCTAGNAAGNDTLSVSLQVKGFPRNRTMPFFTEQGWIESSFPPTANSSAQVANPYPFDAKTLIIATTMGFLSFLSSVAICFVFMFFWSQSKGQIKHTATIDFVPRASMGGGGEGGDTGRFTMKLI; translated from the coding sequence ATGTTTGTGGAGTCTGTCGTTCGATGGGGAGCATGGAGCATCCTGCTCCAGTGTGGATTGGGTGTGTCAGCTGGGTTTTGTCcacctcggtgtgtgtgtcggcctgACACTATGGAAGTGAACTGCTCAGGCAAACACCTAACCTCAGTGCCTGAAAGCTTACCCAGTGATATGAAGCGATTGGACCTATCCCAGAATAAGCTAAAGACACTGGGTCGTCGCCAGTTCTTGGGGCTCACCCAGCTTCAGGAGATGGACCTGAGTGACAATGTCATCTCAATGATTGAAGTTGAGGCTTTCCAGGGCTTGCAAAACCTCAGGATTCTTCGTATTAAGAATAATCGTTTAAAGATTATTCCTGTTGGGGTCTTTTCGGGCCTATTCAGTTTGCAGTTCCTGGACCTCAGTGAAAATGAGATCCTGGTCTTTCTTGACTACACCTTCCGAGATATGGGGAACCTGCAGTTgttggaggctggggagaaTGACCTGGTGTTCATCTCCCAGCGGGCGTTCACTGGCCTGCAGAACTTGCAGGAGCTTAACCTGGACCGCAGCAACCTAACCTCCATCCCCACAGAAGCGCTGTCCCAGCTCCAGAGCCTGACACGCCTCCGCTTACTACGCCTCACCATCTCATCGCTTCCCAACAATGTCTTCCGCAGATTGCACCGCCTGCGTAGCCTGCTGATCTCCCACTGGCCCTCCTTGGACACGTTGGCCAGCAACAGTCTCATCGGCCTCAATCTGACCTCTTTGGTCATCAGCAGCAGTAACCTCAGCGCTGTTCCTTACTCTGCCCTGCGCCACCTTGTATACCTGCGCTATCTAGACCTGTCCTACAACCCCATTACCAGCATCCAGGGAAATCTGCTAGGGGACTTGTTAAGACTGCAAGAACTGCACCTGGTTGGGGGAAACCTGCTGAGGATCGAGCCTGGGGCCTTCAGAGGACTCGCTTACTTCCGGGTGCTCAATGTTTCCTCCAATCAGCTCACCACCCTGGAGGAAGGCGCCTTTCACTCCGTAGGGAACCTCCAGGTTCTCCGACTAGATGGAAACCCACTGGCATGCGACTGCCGTCTGCTCTGGGTCGTCCGAAGGCGGTTCCGCCTGAATTTTGATGGACGGCAGCCCACTTGTTTGTCTCCTCATATGGTACGAGAGAGGGAGTTCCAGGGGTTCTCGGAGAAGGAACTCCCAAGAGTGTTCATCTGCCGGCCAAGCCGCATCATAGACCGCAGAAGACAAGAAGCCAACgtagaggagggcaccaacatACTGTTCTCCTGTAAGGCTGATGGTGATCCAGCACCCACAATCACATGGATTTCATCCCAGAagacccttctctctcccacggGCCGGATCAGGGTGTTGTCTGATGGGACTCTGGAGGTACGCTATGCCCAGGTTCAGGACAGTGGCATGTACCAGTGCACAGCAGGCAATGCAGCTGGCAACGAcaccctgtctgtcagcctgcagGTGAAGGGGTTCCCACGAAATCGCACAATGCCCTTTTTTACCGAACAGGGCTGGATCGAGTCTTCCTTCCCACCCACCGCTAATTCCTCTGCCCAGGTGGCTAACCCATACCCATTTGATGCCAAGACATTGATCATAGCCACCACTATGGGCTtcctttccttcctcagctctgtGGCCATCTGCTTTGTCTTCATGTTCTTCTGGAGCCAGAGCAAAGGGCAGATCAAACACACGGCCACGATCGACTTTGTGCCTCGCGCCtccatggggggaggaggggaaggaggggacacTGGTAGGTTCACCATGAAGCTTATCTAA